In Primulina huaijiensis isolate GDHJ02 unplaced genomic scaffold, ASM1229523v2 scaffold20025, whole genome shotgun sequence, the following are encoded in one genomic region:
- the LOC140966153 gene encoding gamma aminobutyrate transaminase 1, mitochondrial-like yields the protein MLSQNDVSSTDDHRGFKGHHMLAPFTAGWQSRDVNPLVLEKAEGSYVYDINGKKYLDSVAGLWCTALGGSEPRLVAAATKQLNALPFQHSFFNQTTKPPLDLAKELVELFTARKMSKVFFANSGSEANDSQVKLVWYYNNALGRQNKKKFIARANAYHGSTLATTSLSGLPFCHQNFDLPAPFVLHTDCPHFWRYHLPGETEEEFSTRLANNLENLIIKEDPETIAAFIAEPVMGAAGVIPPPATYFEKIQAVLKKYDILFVADEVVCAFGRLGTMFGGDKYGIKPDLVSLAKALSSAYVPIGAVLMSPEFYDVIYSQSNKLGSFSHGFTYSGHPVSCAVALEALKIYKYRDIVEQVNRIAPKFQEGLKAFSDSPIIGEIRGTGLILGTEFTDNKSPNDPFPPEWGVGAYFVAQCQQNGLLVRCLGDIAIMSPPLILTAQEVYEIIRIYGIALKKTEERVEELKSKK from the exons ATGTTATCCCAGAATGATGTTTCATCGACCGATGATCATAGAGG CTTCAAGGGGCATCATATGCTGGCTCCTTTTACTGCTGGATGGCAGAGTAGAGATGTGAACCCTCTAGTACTTGAGAAAGCGGAG GGCTCTTATGTCTACGACATTAATGGGAAAAAGTATCTTGATTCCGTCGCTGGATTATGGTGCACAGCTCTAG GTGGGAGTGAGCCTCGTCTTGTTGCTGCTGCTACTAAACAACTAAACGCATTACCATTTCAACACTCTTTTTTTAACCAAACAACGAAACCCCCATTG GATCTTGCCAAAGAACTTGTAGAGTTATTCACTGCCAGAAAGATGTCTAAAGTTTTCTTTGCAAATAGTGGGTCAGAGGCCAATGATTCACAG gTTAAGCTTGTTTGGTACTACAATAACGCACTTGGAAGGCAAAACAAAAAGAAGTTTATTGCTCGAGCGAATGC ATACCATGGTTCAACACTTGCAACAACCAGTCTTTCAGG ATTGCCGTTCTGCCACCAGAATTTCGATCTTCCAGCCCCATTTGTGTTACATACCGACTGCCCACATTTTTGGCGCTATCATCTACCAG GTGAAACGGAGGAGGAGTTTTCTACCAGGTTGGCCAATAACCTGGAGAATCTTATAATCAAAGAGGATCCGGAGACG ATTGCTGCTTTTATTGCTGAACCTGTAATGGGGGCAGCTGGTGTGATACCTCCGCCTGCAACCTATTTCGAGAAG ATTCAGGCTGtacttaaaaaatatgatattcttTTCGTTGCTGATGAAGTAGTATGTGCCTTCGGAAGGCTTGGGACGATGTTCGGCGGTGACAAGTATGGGATTAAACCCGATCTCGTCAGCTTGGCCAAG GCTCTTTCTTCTGCATACGTACCTATTGGAGCTGTTCTTATGAGCCCTGAATTTTACGATGTCATATATTCCCAGAGCAACAAGCTTG GTTCTTTCTCCCATGGATTCACCTATTCTGGACACCCTGTATCTTGTGCTGTTGCTTTGGAGGCACTTAAGATCTACAAGTAT AGAGACATTGTTGAGCAGGTGAACAGAATAGCACCCAAATTTCAAGAAGGTTTGAAAGCGTTTTCCGACAGCCCCATCATCGGGGAG ATACGTGGAACTGGTTTGATTCTTGGAACAGAATTCACGGATAACAAATCACCAAATGATCCATTTCCTCCTGAATGGG GTGTTGGTGCATATTTTGTAGCACAATGTCAGCAGAATGGCTTGTTAGTACGCTGTTTGGGCGACATCGCAATTATGTCTCCTCCACTTATATTAACTGCTCAAGAAGTTTATGAG ATTATACGGATCTATGGAATAGCTCTGAAGAAGACAGAAGAAAGAGTGGAAGAGctcaaatctaagaaataa
- the LOC140966042 gene encoding uncharacterized protein → MAEETPISQETVVEKVMEGAESNGVISAKITEENTKQGEKEGKKEEEVTSNLDGEFVKIERESLDAKDPAETIADEKPIIVERSCAASNPEAGRELLESQEKVKDLEHELQRISGVLKESESENLKLKDELLQTKEKHLESSKKREEFELEHTKLQDQILETEKRYNEQLKTLQDALQAQEEKHKALTGVKEAFDGLSLELETSRKKMTDLELELENSNVEAKKFEELHKESGLHAESETQKALELERLLEVAKSSTKEVEDRMIYLQDELRSLNEKIAESLKIEEALKNTTTELSNVQCELELSKSLTQDLEKKLASKEDLVNELTKGLELAKASESKAKEENESLEKVLSSTKENLTEKESHLEVVKLKLEEEFRTKEKIEENLKLQQTKMEGMQEELTKASKEKETLEGEVADLTNKSSQLKELCDELEAKLQHSDENFSKTDSLLSQAVANSKELEQKLKTIEELHAESGHVADNANQKNLELEDMVKALNLATEEVKLQVREYETRCTTLEQKKIELEQQMNMMELKCHDSERESRELSDKISELHATLNKEEEEKEKLDAQLQEFKAKVYQMESELGKVMAHKSELELELKNAIDKSDEHEGRANMIHQRSLDLEQLMQASDSKAVDASKKVSELELLLETEKFRIKELEEMTSLLEKKCLGVEEEFTKSHNNVSELEAQLEAAQLKVSSLEVALQASTEKEHDLIESLNVTTEENRILKDLSKTSNEKLSEAENLLDVLRKEINISQEKLESIEKELMASGMNETQAMQKLKSAEEQLEQQIKVMEKETARSAELESSHEILTRDSELKLQEAIANFTSRDSEAKSLIDKVKSLEDQVISYQQQLAEAAERYETNKKEMDQILGNLASSENANEELKSKILEAEGKVDKHIEENLLLSETNAQFSSKTRDLEEKLNAAFSDLEASNKHLASHTNTIADLTERHSKVSELKLTAEAHILEAEAQLQEEIQKFGLRDSEAKALTEKVKAFEAQVIAYEEQAKETSARVKSLEFELEHTLLKSTDLERELHTKSGQFEKDVEALIGTNSKLTLELASYESKLNELEKNLSILSSEKDGTSEALNASKKEIEELTLQLASEGQKLQSQIHSIMEENNMLTQTYHGSKKDLEAMIMNLEEQLKDQKSNEDALKAKLEILNTEVNQKSELQDQLKELEEHLASAEARFKEEKELNSQKELEQENALKHSLEELDANKHKVVLLETQVKEIEEKLHLADTKLKEKEVENISAETKDETIRSREIDSFTNIPPKQKSKKKLEARSAQTSSSDTQIQTSEVSPGMTLKFILGVALVSVIVGIILGKKY, encoded by the exons ATGGCAGAAGAGACACCTATAAGCCAGGAGACTGTAGTGGAAAAGGTGATGGAGGGTGCTGAGAGCAATGGAGTGATTTCCGCTAAG atAACAGAAGAAAACACAAAGCAGGGGGAGAAGGAAGGAAAGAAAGAGGAAGAAGTGACGTCGAATCTTGATGGTGAGTTCGTAAAAATAGAGAGAGAATCTCTTGATGCAAAGGATCCTGCTGAGACCATAGCCGATGAAAAACCAATTATCGTTGAGCGTAGCTGTGCTGCCAGCAATCCTGAGGCTGGTAGAGAGTTGTTGGAATCACAAGAAAAAGTTAAAGATCTTGAGCACGAATTGCAGAGAATTTCAGGTGTTTTGAAAGAATCTGAATCCGAGAACTTGAAGTTGAAGGATGAACTTTTGCAGACAAAAGAGAAGCATCTGGAGAGTTCAAAGAAACGTGAAGAATTTGAACTTGAACACACAAAACTGCAGGATCAGATATTAGAAACAGAGAAGAGATACAATGAGCAGCTGAAAACTCTGCAAGATGCATTACAAGCTCAAGAAGAGAAGCACAAAGCATTGACTGGTGTGAAGGAAGCATTTGATGGTCTCAGTCTTGAGCTCGAGACATCAAGAAAGAAGATGACTGATCTGGAGCTCGAGCTCGAAAATTCTAATGTGGAAGCCAAAAAGTTTGAGGAGTTGCACAAGGAAAGTGGTTTACATGCTGAATCGGAGACACAGAAAGCCTTGGAGTTGGAGAGGTTGCTAGAGGTCGCAAAATCTAGCACGAAAGAGGTGGAAGATCGTATGATTTATTTACAAGATGAGCTCAGAAGCTTAAATGAAAAGATTGCTGAAAGCCTGAAAATCGAAGAGGCTTTAAAGAACACTACTACTGAGCTTTCAAATGTCCAATGTGAATTGGAGTTATCAAAATCACTGACGCAAGATTTGGAGAAGAAGCTAGCTTCGAAGGAAGATCTTGTCAATGAATTGACAAAGGGATTGGAACTGGCCAAGGCTTCTGAATCTAAAGCTAAGGAAGAAAATGAATCACTTGAGAAAGTGCTGTCATCGACAAAAGAAAATCTTACAGAGAAGGAATCCCATCTTGAAGTTGTAAAGTTGAAATTGGAGGAGGAGTTCAGGACAAAGGAAAAGATAGAAGAAAATTTGAAACTCCAGCAAACAAAGATGGAGGGCATGCAGGAAGAACTAACCAAAGCAAGTAAAGAAAAAGAAACGCTGGAAGGTGAGGTGGCTGATTTAACCAACAAAAGTTCCCAGTTGAAGGAGTTGTGTGATGAACTTGAGGCTAAGTTGCAGCACTCGGATGAGAATTTTAGCAAAACAGATTCTCTTTTATCCCAAGCAGTGGCGAACAGCAAAGAACTGGAGCAGAAACTGAAAACCATTGAAGAGCTTCACGCCGAGTCCGGTCATGTAGCTGATAATGCGAACCAGAAAAACCTAGAGCTCGAAGACATGGTAAAAGCCTTGAACTTAGCAACTGAAGAAGTAAAGTTGCAGGTGAGAGAATATGAAACACGATGTACCACATTGGAACAGAAAAAAATCGAGCTAGAGCAACAGATGAATATGATGGAATTGAAATGCCATGATTCTGAGAGAGAATCGAGAGAGTTATCTGACAAAATATCAGAACTGCATGCCACACTCAATAAGGAGGAGGAGGAGAAAGAAAAATTAGATGCCCAATTGCAAGAATTCAAGGCCAAAGTTTATCAAATGGAGTCTGAATTGGGGAAGGTAATGGCACATAAGTCGGAGCTTGAGCTGGAGCTAAAGAATGCTATAGACAAATCTGATGAGCACGAGGGACGAGCCAATATGATTCATCAGCGAAGCCTTGATCTTGAGCAATTAATGCAGGCATCAGATTCCAAAGCAGTGGATGCTAGCAAAAAAGTGAGCGAGTTAGAGCTCCTTCTTGAAACTGAGAAATTTAGGATTAAGGAGCTTGAAGAGATGACGAGCTTATTGGAAAAGAAATGTTTGGGTGTAGAAGAAGAATTCACGAAAAGCCATAATAATGTATCTGAACTTGAAGCACAGCTTGAGGCGGCCCAATTAAAAGTGTCGAGCCTAGAGGTTGCCCTGCAAGCGTCCACTGAAAAGGAACATGATCTGATAGAGTCCTTGAATGTAACTACAGAAGAAAACAGAATCTTGAAAGATCTGTCAAAAACCTCGAATGAAAAGCTATCGGAGGCAGAAAATTTACTAGATGTCTTACGGAAGGAAATCAATATTTCCCAAGAGAAATTGGAGAGCATTGAAAAGGAGCTCATGGCTTCGGGAATGAATGAAACCCAAGCTATGCAGAAGCTTAAGTCTGCAGAAGAACAGCTAGAGCAACAAATCAAAGTCATGGAGAAAGAGACTGCGAGAAGTGCAGAACTTGAATCATCTCATGAGATTCTAACGAGGGACTCCGAGTTGAAACTCCAGGAGGCAATTGCAAATTTCACCAGCAGGGATTCTGAGGCTAAATCTTTAATCGATAAAGTAAAGAGTCTTGAAGATCAAGTGATCAGTTATCAACAGCAGCTTGCCGAAGCAGCTGAAAGATATGAAACTAATAAAAAAGAGATGGATCAGATTTTAGGGAACCTAGCTTCTTCTGAAAATGCCAATGAGGAACTCAAAAGTAAGATCTTGGAAGCAGAAGGTAAAGTTGATAAGCACATTGAAGAAAATTTGCTTTTGTCTGAAACTAATGCACAATTCAGCAGCAAAACAAGAGATCTCGAAGAAAAGCTGAATGCCGCCTTTTCTGACTTGGAAGCCTCTAACAAGCATCTAGCTTCCCACACAAACACTATCGCTGATCTAACAGAGCGCCATTCTAAAGTTTCTGAACTTAAGTTGACAGCTGAAGCCCATATCTTAGAAGCGGAAGCACAATTGCAAGAAGAAATTCAGAAATTTGGCCTGAGAGATTCAGAAGCTAAGGCCTTGACTGAGAAGGTAAAAGCTTTTGAAGCACAGGTAATAGCATACGAGGAACAGGCTAAGGAAACATCTGCACGGGTGAAAAGTCTAGAATTCGAATTGGAACACACTCTCTTGAAATCTACTGATCTGGAGAGAGAACTTCACACAAAATCAGGTCAGTTTGAAAAGGATGTTGAAGCACTAATTGGCACAAACTCAAAGCTTACTCTGGAGCTTGCCTCGTATGAATCTAAACTAAACGAGTTAGAAAAGAATTTGTCCATTCTGTCATCTGAGAAAGATGGTACAAGTGAAGCACTAAATGCTTCGAAAAAGGAGATAGAAGAGCTGACGCTGCAGCTTGCTTCTGAAGGTCAGAAGCTACAATCTCAG ATACATTCTATTATGGAAGAGAACAACATGCTTACACAAACATATCATGGTTCCAAGAAGGATCTTGAAGCAATGATAATGAATCTTGAAGAACAGTTGAAAGACCAGAAATCAAATGAAGATGCCCTCAAGGCTAAGTTGGAAATCCTCAACACTGAGGTAAACCAAAAATCTGAGCTGCAAGATCAACTAAAGGAACTCGAAGAACACTTAGCAAGTGCAGAAGCTAGATTTAAAGAAGAG AAAGAGTTGAACTCTCAAAAGGAGCTGGAACAAGAAAATGCTTTGAAACATTCCTTGGAAGAACTTGATGCCAATAAACACAAAGTTGTACTCTTGGAAACTCAAGTTAAAGAAATTGAGGAGAAATTGCATCTGGCTGACACAAAACTTAAAGAAAAG GAAGTTGAGAATATTTCTGCTGAAACCAAGGATGAAACAATAAGATCTCGGGAAATCGATTCCTTTACCAACATTCCTCCCAAACAAAAGAGTAAGAAAAAATTGGAGGCACGTTCAGCTCAAACATCTTCCTCAGACACACAGATTCAAACCTCAGAGGTGTCACCAGGCATGACGCTTAAATTCATTTTAGGTGTGGCTCTAGTTTCAGTTATTGTTGGCATTATTCTTGGGAAGAAGTATTAG
- the LOC140966043 gene encoding protein CYSTEINE-RICH TRANSMEMBRANE MODULE 9-like, translated as MSSHNEPEVAYPPPTTTYPMETHGGFMTPPPPAGYPTKDGHEGQIQAPKATTKSRGDGFWKGCCAALCCCCVLDACF; from the exons ATGAGCAGCCACAACGAGCCTGAAG TTGCATATCCCCCACCGACAACCACGTACCCCATGGAAACACATGGTGGGTTCATGACTCCACCACCGCCGGCTGGTTACCCGACGAAAGATGGCCATGAGGGGCAGATTCAGGCACCAAAGGCCACCACCAAGTCTAGAGGTGACGGCTTCTGGAAGGGATG TTGTGCTGCCTTATGCTGCTGCTGTGTATTGGATGCTTGTTTCTAA